In a genomic window of Methanosarcina horonobensis HB-1 = JCM 15518:
- a CDS encoding 30S ribosomal protein S9, giving the protein MVKVVNSSGKHKTATARATVMKGTGKVRINKVPLELYKPELAMMKISEPLLIAGNDVVSGLDINVDVQGGGIIGQANAVRTAVARGIVEWTNDTTIRDNFAAYDRNLLVSDSRQKEAKNFGGPGARSKYQKSYR; this is encoded by the coding sequence ATGGTCAAAGTAGTTAATTCATCTGGAAAGCACAAGACTGCAACTGCTCGCGCAACAGTCATGAAAGGTACAGGTAAGGTCAGGATCAACAAAGTTCCGCTTGAGCTCTATAAGCCTGAGCTTGCGATGATGAAAATCTCCGAGCCTCTGCTTATTGCAGGAAACGATGTTGTTTCCGGTCTCGACATCAATGTCGATGTTCAGGGTGGCGGAATCATAGGGCAGGCTAATGCAGTAAGGACTGCAGTTGCCCGTGGTATTGTGGAATGGACAAATGACACAACCATCAGAGACAACTTTGCAGCCTATGACCGCAATTTACTTGTAAGCGATTCCAGGCAGAAAGAAGCCAAAAACTTTGGTGGACCTGGAGCAAGATCTAAATACCAGAAATCTTACAGGTAA
- a CDS encoding MEMO1 family protein, which produces MEMRQPAVAGQFYPLRCENLEKELKRCFEGLEIREREVLGAVCPHAGYVYSGKVAAHVYATLPEADTYIIFGPNHTGYGSPVSVSRETWKTPLGNLDVDLELADGFLGSIVDADELGHKYEHSIEVQLPFLQYRFERDFKILPICMGMQDEETAVEVGNLVADLISKSGKRAVIIASSDFTHYETAERAKEIDSEVIDAILNFNISGMYDRLYRRNASVCGYGPITAMLSASQKLGGSKATLLKYTNSGEVSGDTEAVVGYAAIIVE; this is translated from the coding sequence TTGGAAATGAGACAGCCAGCAGTTGCAGGGCAGTTCTATCCCCTGCGTTGTGAAAATCTGGAGAAAGAACTTAAACGATGTTTCGAAGGCCTGGAGATCCGGGAGCGGGAAGTCCTGGGGGCTGTTTGCCCGCATGCCGGGTATGTTTATTCCGGGAAAGTAGCTGCACATGTCTATGCGACTCTCCCAGAAGCCGATACCTATATTATTTTTGGTCCCAATCATACGGGGTATGGTTCGCCAGTATCAGTATCCAGGGAAACATGGAAAACTCCCCTTGGAAATCTTGATGTTGATCTCGAACTTGCAGACGGATTTCTTGGGAGCATCGTTGATGCAGACGAACTCGGGCACAAATATGAGCATTCTATTGAAGTTCAGCTTCCTTTCCTTCAGTACCGCTTCGAGCGAGATTTTAAAATTCTTCCTATCTGTATGGGCATGCAGGATGAAGAAACGGCAGTTGAAGTAGGAAATCTTGTTGCCGATCTTATTTCCAAAAGCGGAAAACGTGCTGTCATCATAGCATCCAGCGATTTCACTCACTATGAGACTGCCGAACGTGCAAAGGAAATAGATTCCGAAGTCATAGATGCTATCCTGAATTTCAATATCTCAGGAATGTACGATCGGCTTTATCGAAGAAATGCTTCGGTCTGCGGATACGGACCCATTACTGCAATGCTTTCAGCTTCTCAAAAGCTAGGGGGTTCAAAAGCCACTCTGCTCAAGTATACAAACAGCGGGGAGGTTTCCGGAGATACGGAGGCTGTTGTCGGGTATGCTGCAATCATTGTTGAATAA
- a CDS encoding DUF2240 family protein, with protein sequence MEELKHVVSAPFKKNLADSLPEKDFEFSLAFDLKWFSPKTASEVKARALEAGLLSLKDGVIVPCFDVESVRLPHAFKPPENFLELKEKPGKLGNSRRREEISFEQILDFISADTGINRQRLVSEINSMQDHLSYLVDIRIVALIVAKKFGCRIEGIIEKVSRAVLGFSY encoded by the coding sequence ATGGAAGAACTTAAACATGTTGTTTCGGCTCCTTTTAAGAAAAATCTTGCAGATTCCCTTCCGGAAAAAGACTTTGAGTTTTCCCTTGCCTTTGACCTGAAATGGTTTTCCCCGAAAACTGCTTCTGAAGTAAAGGCCCGCGCCCTTGAAGCAGGTCTGCTTTCCCTGAAGGACGGTGTAATTGTGCCCTGTTTTGATGTTGAGAGTGTCCGGCTTCCCCATGCTTTTAAGCCTCCTGAGAATTTTCTCGAACTTAAAGAGAAACCCGGAAAACTCGGGAATTCCAGGCGCAGGGAAGAAATCTCTTTTGAGCAGATCCTCGACTTCATTTCCGCAGATACGGGAATAAACAGGCAGAGGCTTGTTTCCGAGATAAACTCCATGCAGGACCATCTCTCTTATCTTGTGGATATCAGGATAGTAGCACTTATCGTGGCAAAGAAGTTCGGATGCAGGATAGAAGGGATAATTGAGAAGGTTTCCAGGGCTGTTCTTGGTTTTTCTTATTAA
- a CDS encoding alpha-keto acid decarboxylase family protein has translation MPETIIRYLLNRLKQMGIKDIFGVPGDFAFPINDAICDDKELHWISCCNELNAAYAADGYARINGMSALSTTFGVGELSALCGIAGSYAEHNLVFHIVGMPAMQVQEKHAIVHHTLGNGEFDQFMTMATQVVCAKTILTPENCVQEVERVIAAALEYRRPVYIAIAHNYVNENISLSTAPANVPVKSDPEVLEEAVSTIVNRLSNASKACIMPGIFVERFGLRDLTADIVSSSGLPYVTMAMDKSVLDETNPSYSGLYIGQLANPEIREFVESCDCILAIGTILFDINTGLFTAKLDKSRIINIMPSEVRIGHADYTNLKMSDVLEELVKRLYKRTDVKGPVAKLPTLPDVDANNPITADYLYASYAKFFKPDDIIIADSGTSFYGLLPVLLPEGARFYSQTLWGAIGWATPASFGAALAAPDRRVILITGEGAHQMTVQEVGQFCRYGLKPVIFVLNNQGYLIERMLSRKLDYCYNDLGQWKYHELPEVLGCSDWIMRKAVTCGDLDKIMEELENTRTGAYIEIVTPKLSAPQIMEAIHNNL, from the coding sequence ATGCCTGAGACAATTATTCGATATCTTCTAAACCGATTAAAACAGATGGGCATTAAGGATATTTTCGGTGTGCCGGGAGACTTTGCATTTCCTATCAACGATGCCATCTGTGATGATAAAGAGCTGCACTGGATCAGCTGCTGTAATGAGCTGAACGCCGCTTATGCTGCTGACGGCTATGCTCGTATCAATGGCATGTCAGCGCTGTCTACTACTTTTGGGGTAGGTGAACTATCCGCACTATGCGGCATAGCAGGCTCCTATGCAGAGCACAATCTGGTATTTCATATTGTTGGAATGCCGGCAATGCAGGTTCAGGAGAAGCATGCTATAGTACATCATACGCTTGGCAACGGGGAATTCGACCAATTTATGACGATGGCTACTCAAGTGGTATGTGCAAAGACGATACTTACCCCGGAAAACTGCGTTCAAGAAGTCGAGCGTGTAATTGCGGCAGCTCTGGAGTACCGCCGTCCAGTCTATATTGCCATAGCTCACAACTATGTGAATGAAAATATCTCCCTCTCTACGGCACCGGCAAACGTTCCTGTAAAAAGCGATCCTGAGGTGCTGGAAGAAGCGGTCTCGACCATTGTAAACAGGTTGTCGAATGCAAGTAAAGCCTGTATTATGCCAGGTATCTTTGTAGAACGTTTTGGGCTCCGAGACTTAACTGCTGACATTGTTAGTTCTTCGGGTTTACCTTATGTGACCATGGCGATGGATAAATCAGTACTCGACGAAACTAATCCCTCCTATTCGGGATTATACATCGGACAGCTTGCGAACCCTGAAATAAGGGAATTCGTAGAATCCTGCGACTGCATACTTGCCATAGGCACTATCTTGTTTGACATTAACACGGGTTTGTTCACGGCGAAGCTGGATAAATCCCGCATTATCAATATTATGCCTTCTGAAGTCCGTATAGGGCATGCCGATTACACGAATCTGAAAATGTCTGATGTACTTGAGGAACTCGTTAAAAGACTTTATAAACGTACTGACGTAAAGGGACCTGTAGCTAAATTACCCACACTGCCGGATGTAGATGCCAACAACCCGATAACAGCTGATTATCTATATGCAAGCTATGCTAAATTTTTTAAGCCAGACGATATCATCATAGCGGATTCAGGTACATCCTTTTACGGTCTGCTGCCAGTACTTTTACCTGAAGGAGCCAGGTTCTACAGCCAGACCCTCTGGGGTGCAATAGGCTGGGCTACTCCGGCTTCCTTTGGCGCCGCACTGGCTGCCCCGGACCGACGGGTGATCCTTATAACGGGAGAAGGGGCGCACCAGATGACAGTTCAGGAGGTAGGTCAGTTTTGCCGCTATGGTCTGAAACCTGTTATTTTCGTACTGAATAATCAAGGCTACCTGATAGAAAGAATGCTGTCCAGGAAGTTAGATTATTGTTACAACGACCTGGGACAATGGAAATATCATGAATTACCAGAGGTACTTGGCTGCAGTGATTGGATAATGAGGAAAGCTGTCACCTGCGGCGACCTGGATAAGATCATGGAAGAACTGGAGAATACCAGGACAGGCGCATATATAGAAATCGTTACGCCAAAGTTGTCGGCACCCCAGATTATGGAGGCAATTCATAACAATTTGTGA
- a CDS encoding mevalonate kinase, which translates to MVSCSAPGKIYLFGEHAVVYGETAIACAVELRTRVRVELNDSITIQSQIGRTGLDFERHPYVSAVIEKMREFVPIKGIFLTVDSDIPVGSGLGSSAAVTIASIGALNELLGCGLSLEEIAKLGHEVEIKVQGVASPTDTYVSTFGGVVTIPERKKLKTPDCGIVIGDTGVFSSTKELVASVRQLRESYPELIVPLMTSIGKISRIGENLVLSGDYASIGRLMNVNQGLLDALGVNILELSQLIYSARAAGAFGAKITGAGGGGCMVALTAPQKCTHVAEAIAGAGGKVTITKPTEQGLKVD; encoded by the coding sequence ATGGTTTCATGTTCTGCGCCCGGGAAAATCTATCTTTTCGGAGAGCATGCGGTTGTTTACGGAGAAACCGCAATAGCATGTGCAGTAGAGTTGAGAACCCGGGTGCGGGTGGAGTTAAATGACTCCATAACTATCCAGTCACAGATTGGCAGAACAGGCCTTGATTTTGAAAGACATCCCTATGTTTCTGCAGTAATTGAGAAAATGAGAGAGTTTGTCCCCATAAAAGGTATTTTTTTAACTGTTGATTCGGATATCCCCGTAGGTTCAGGGCTCGGGTCATCTGCTGCAGTTACTATTGCAAGTATAGGAGCTCTCAACGAACTGCTTGGATGCGGTCTGTCCCTCGAAGAGATTGCAAAACTGGGGCATGAGGTTGAAATAAAAGTGCAGGGTGTGGCAAGCCCTACAGATACCTATGTCTCTACTTTCGGAGGAGTTGTTACCATCCCTGAGAGAAAAAAACTGAAGACTCCTGACTGCGGAATTGTCATAGGGGATACCGGAGTTTTCTCTTCTACTAAAGAACTTGTAGCAAGTGTCAGGCAGCTTCGTGAGAGTTACCCTGAACTTATCGTGCCTCTCATGACTTCTATTGGCAAAATCTCCAGAATCGGAGAAAATCTTGTGCTATCTGGAGACTATGCTTCCATTGGCAGGCTTATGAATGTGAACCAAGGGCTGCTTGATGCACTTGGGGTAAACATCCTTGAGCTTTCACAGCTGATCTATTCTGCAAGGGCAGCAGGAGCTTTCGGGGCAAAGATTACGGGAGCCGGAGGCGGCGGCTGTATGGTTGCACTAACGGCACCGCAGAAGTGCACTCACGTAGCTGAAGCAATTGCAGGTGCAGGGGGCAAAGTGACCATCACAAAACCCACGGAACAGGGGCTGAAGGTTGACTGA
- the serA gene encoding phosphoglycerate dehydrogenase: protein MKVLVSDSLSNEGLEILKEHFNVDVSTGLSEDELVEKIKGYDALVIRSGTQVTQRIIEAADNLKVIGRAGVGVDNVDVDAATKKGIIVTNAPEGNMISAAEHTIAMMMAMSRNIPQANASLKAREWKRNKFMGVEVKGKTLGVIGLGRIGSEVAKRASGLEMNLMGYDPFISEKRAMELGVKLATVNEIAKEADYITVHTPLIKETRNILNDEQFALMKKGVKILNCARGGIISEEALIRALESGKVGGAALDVFVEEPPFGSPLLNFDNVIVTPHLGASTQEAQVNVAIDIANEVVSVLSGGLAKNAINIPSVKPEAMAVLAPYIRLAELMGKIAGQLVDGNYEKVEIGYNGEISGKDTRPLTVSALKGLLEMALGAGVNYVNAPTLAKSRKIAVVESKSESAEEYSSTMSIKLTSAETSKLVAGTVVGDEPKIVSVDEDTVDIFPAGRMIFAKHINKPNVIGPCCMVLGKNNINISGMQVGRSEVGGVTMMVLNIDSDVSDAILDEVRQVPGILNAKLVTLLNT from the coding sequence ATGAAAGTATTGGTCAGCGACTCACTCTCCAATGAAGGTTTGGAGATTCTAAAGGAACACTTTAATGTTGACGTCAGCACCGGACTCTCGGAAGATGAGCTGGTTGAAAAGATTAAAGGCTACGATGCCCTTGTAATACGCAGCGGTACCCAGGTTACTCAGAGAATAATCGAGGCTGCTGACAACCTGAAGGTTATCGGAAGGGCAGGGGTCGGAGTCGACAATGTGGATGTGGATGCAGCCACAAAGAAAGGAATTATCGTTACCAACGCTCCCGAAGGAAACATGATTTCGGCAGCAGAACACACAATTGCCATGATGATGGCAATGTCAAGGAATATCCCGCAGGCAAATGCCTCCCTGAAAGCCAGGGAATGGAAGCGCAACAAATTCATGGGCGTTGAAGTCAAGGGCAAGACCCTGGGAGTTATAGGGCTCGGAAGGATAGGGTCTGAAGTCGCAAAGAGAGCCTCAGGGCTTGAAATGAACCTTATGGGATACGATCCTTTCATCTCCGAGAAGAGGGCTATGGAACTCGGAGTCAAGCTGGCTACGGTTAATGAGATCGCAAAAGAGGCTGACTACATCACAGTACACACTCCTCTTATCAAGGAAACCAGGAATATCCTCAATGACGAGCAGTTTGCCCTCATGAAGAAGGGAGTCAAGATTCTTAACTGCGCACGCGGCGGCATTATCAGTGAAGAAGCCCTGATAAGAGCCCTTGAGAGCGGCAAGGTAGGCGGAGCAGCTCTTGACGTATTTGTCGAAGAACCTCCTTTTGGCAGCCCTCTCCTCAACTTTGATAACGTTATCGTAACCCCTCACCTCGGTGCCTCCACACAGGAAGCTCAGGTTAATGTTGCAATCGATATTGCCAATGAAGTTGTTTCTGTTCTTTCCGGCGGGCTTGCAAAGAATGCAATCAATATCCCCTCCGTAAAACCCGAAGCTATGGCAGTCCTTGCCCCATACATAAGGCTAGCAGAGCTTATGGGCAAAATTGCAGGCCAGCTTGTAGACGGCAACTACGAAAAGGTAGAAATCGGATACAATGGGGAGATCTCCGGAAAAGATACCAGACCTCTCACAGTTTCCGCACTCAAAGGACTGCTTGAAATGGCTCTGGGAGCCGGGGTAAATTATGTCAATGCCCCAACCCTTGCAAAGTCAAGAAAAATCGCTGTCGTGGAAAGCAAGTCCGAATCTGCGGAGGAATATTCTTCCACTATGAGCATCAAACTTACCAGCGCAGAAACCTCAAAGCTGGTTGCAGGAACTGTTGTTGGAGATGAGCCCAAGATTGTTTCCGTTGATGAGGACACGGTAGATATTTTCCCTGCCGGGCGTATGATCTTTGCCAAACACATTAACAAGCCAAATGTAATCGGACCCTGCTGCATGGTGCTCGGTAAAAACAATATCAATATCTCGGGAATGCAGGTCGGAAGATCAGAAGTAGGAGGCGTGACCATGATGGTTCTCAACATTGACTCCGATGTTTCCGATGCCATCCTTGATGAGGTCAGGCAGGTCCCAGGTATTCTTAATGCCAAGCTTGTGACTCTTCTGAACACATAA
- the rpsB gene encoding 30S ribosomal protein S2, producing the protein MEEIEQTGQEETGAQPLPEENIVAEAKPAPEKEAAVKTGSVPVAEDEAASAKEGSTSLVSIDEYLAAGVHIGTQQKTQDMMRFVYRVRTDGLYVLDIQSTDERIRVASKLLSHYDPSRILVVSSRQYGQHPARMFSRALGTRAMLGRFIPGSLTNPQIHGFFEPDVIIVTDPAGDAQVLKEASSIGVPVVALCDTNNLTSNVDLVIPTNNKGRKALSLVYWLLAREVSRLNNTPFNYELTDFETPL; encoded by the coding sequence ATGGAGGAAATTGAGCAGACAGGGCAGGAGGAGACCGGAGCACAGCCTTTGCCTGAAGAAAATATCGTGGCTGAAGCAAAACCTGCACCTGAAAAGGAAGCCGCAGTAAAGACCGGATCTGTACCTGTAGCTGAGGACGAAGCAGCTTCCGCTAAAGAAGGGTCAACATCCCTTGTATCTATTGACGAATACCTCGCAGCAGGTGTTCACATAGGAACCCAGCAGAAGACTCAGGATATGATGCGTTTCGTATACAGAGTCAGAACTGATGGGTTATATGTTCTTGATATCCAGTCAACAGACGAAAGAATCAGAGTTGCATCAAAACTGCTATCTCACTACGATCCTTCCAGAATCCTTGTAGTCTCTTCAAGGCAGTACGGTCAGCACCCTGCAAGAATGTTCTCAAGGGCACTCGGCACAAGAGCAATGCTCGGAAGGTTTATTCCAGGTTCCCTTACAAACCCTCAGATCCACGGTTTCTTTGAGCCTGATGTTATAATTGTAACAGACCCTGCAGGAGATGCCCAGGTTCTGAAGGAAGCTTCAAGCATTGGGGTACCTGTTGTAGCACTCTGTGACACAAACAACCTTACCTCAAATGTGGATCTTGTGATCCCGACAAACAACAAGGGTAGAAAAGCTCTCTCTCTTGTCTACTGGCTGCTTGCAAGAGAAGTTTCCAGACTCAATAACACCCCCTTCAATTACGAGCTGACCGATTTCGAAACTCCACTCTGA
- a CDS encoding DNA-directed RNA polymerase subunit N, which produces MIPVRCFSCGKVISNYWDEYKRRVNDGEDSAAVLDDLGITRYCCRRMFLSHVELVDVLSPYQ; this is translated from the coding sequence ATGATCCCAGTCCGATGTTTCTCATGTGGAAAAGTAATCTCTAACTATTGGGATGAGTACAAAAGACGCGTCAATGACGGCGAAGACTCTGCCGCAGTACTGGATGATCTCGGGATCACCCGCTACTGCTGCCGCAGAATGTTCCTCAGCCATGTCGAACTTGTTGACGTGCTTTCACCGTACCAGTAA
- a CDS encoding 50S ribosomal protein L18e: MGKKSLVKLTRKTNPRIVSLILTLKERANGDSAPIWKDVAKRLEAPSRNYAAVNISKINRHTAEDDVLLIPGKVLGAGLLDHPVTVAAVTFSESAVEKITEAGGKCLSLEEIMEANPKGSGIRIFR; the protein is encoded by the coding sequence TTGGGTAAAAAATCACTGGTAAAACTTACAAGAAAAACGAATCCAAGAATCGTTTCCCTGATTCTTACCCTGAAAGAGAGGGCAAATGGAGACTCTGCCCCCATCTGGAAGGATGTTGCGAAACGTCTTGAGGCGCCGTCCAGAAACTATGCGGCTGTGAATATAAGCAAGATCAACAGGCACACTGCTGAAGATGATGTCCTGCTTATCCCGGGTAAGGTTCTGGGTGCAGGTCTTCTTGATCATCCTGTTACCGTTGCGGCTGTAACATTCAGCGAATCTGCAGTTGAAAAAATCACTGAAGCCGGCGGCAAGTGCCTGAGTCTCGAAGAGATCATGGAAGCAAATCCAAAAGGGTCCGGTATCCGGATTTTCCGCTGA
- a CDS encoding 50S ribosomal protein L13, producing MTVIDAKGLILGRLASSVAKQLLSGDEKVYIINAEKAIISGSRAATLREYRETRERGATEFGPYFPKRPDRILKRTIRGMLPYKRARGRDAMSRLKVYVGVPYELKGTETTTIADADMRLLSSNKYVELGEVSQKMGSKF from the coding sequence ATGACGGTTATCGATGCAAAAGGGCTTATTCTGGGGCGTCTTGCAAGTTCAGTTGCAAAACAGTTGCTTTCAGGAGACGAAAAGGTTTATATCATAAATGCCGAAAAAGCCATCATTTCTGGCTCAAGGGCAGCCACTCTCAGAGAATACCGGGAAACCCGGGAAAGAGGTGCAACGGAATTCGGGCCTTACTTCCCGAAGCGTCCGGACCGCATTCTGAAGAGGACTATTCGTGGCATGTTGCCCTACAAGAGAGCAAGAGGCAGAGACGCAATGTCCAGGCTCAAGGTCTATGTAGGTGTACCCTACGAACTTAAGGGCACTGAGACAACCACCATCGCAGATGCCGACATGAGGCTTCTGAGTTCCAACAAGTACGTGGAGCTTGGTGAAGTGAGCCAGAAAATGGGTTCAAAATTCTAA
- a CDS encoding RPA family protein has product MLKREIAKRVFAKEFEACRELEKSERPASEADSKSPNLLISPLGLILNRVFAVGVLTELDSIGTQNEMWKARIVDPTGAFTVYAGQFQPDASIFFSTAQVPAFIALTGKARIYEPEPGSVFISIRAEEVNVVDEEIRNRWVVDTAEQTVDRLEVFSDALASGYRGETLREYLLERGVSEELAEGISIILERERAPQEFAKQLRASIREGLKALNFEAEDTAEAKADQKEFVLELLREMGGGKGVDYASFVNAAVSRGVPEEVVEEVVRSLLAGGQCYEPKIGIIRLVG; this is encoded by the coding sequence TTGCTTAAACGGGAAATCGCAAAAAGGGTTTTTGCAAAGGAATTTGAAGCCTGTAGGGAACTTGAGAAATCGGAAAGACCTGCGTCTGAAGCCGATTCTAAATCCCCTAACCTTCTTATCAGCCCTCTGGGACTTATTCTCAACCGTGTCTTTGCAGTCGGGGTGCTTACCGAACTGGATAGCATAGGCACGCAAAACGAAATGTGGAAAGCCAGAATAGTTGACCCTACAGGGGCATTTACGGTATATGCAGGACAGTTCCAGCCTGATGCTTCTATTTTCTTTTCAACGGCTCAAGTTCCTGCTTTCATAGCTCTCACAGGAAAAGCCAGGATTTATGAACCCGAACCAGGCTCGGTTTTCATCTCTATCCGGGCAGAAGAGGTAAATGTGGTGGATGAAGAAATCCGCAACAGATGGGTTGTTGATACTGCGGAACAGACAGTTGACAGGCTTGAGGTTTTTTCGGATGCCCTTGCGAGCGGATACCGCGGAGAAACACTCAGAGAATACCTGCTTGAAAGGGGAGTTTCCGAAGAGCTTGCTGAAGGGATTTCCATTATCCTTGAAAGGGAACGCGCCCCCCAGGAATTTGCAAAGCAGCTCAGGGCTTCTATCAGGGAAGGGCTGAAAGCTCTTAATTTTGAAGCCGAAGATACTGCAGAAGCCAAGGCTGATCAGAAGGAGTTCGTACTTGAACTTCTAAGGGAAATGGGTGGAGGCAAAGGAGTTGATTACGCCTCTTTTGTAAATGCTGCAGTATCAAGAGGCGTTCCCGAAGAGGTAGTAGAAGAAGTTGTCCGCTCTCTTCTTGCAGGAGGGCAATGTTACGAACCGAAAATCGGGATTATAAGGCTTGTAGGTTAA
- a CDS encoding DNA-directed RNA polymerase subunit K, with protein sequence MVKENYTRFERARIVGARSLQIAMGAPVLVEDDGRLDPLGVAIEELKAGVIPITVKRKKS encoded by the coding sequence TTGGTCAAGGAAAATTATACCCGGTTCGAGCGTGCACGAATTGTAGGTGCAAGATCATTGCAGATTGCAATGGGGGCTCCTGTCCTGGTTGAAGATGACGGGCGGCTGGACCCCCTGGGTGTAGCCATTGAAGAGTTGAAGGCCGGAGTTATTCCTATAACGGTTAAACGTAAGAAAAGTTAA
- a CDS encoding Single-stranded DNA binding protein, translating into MDEKIAPHLEELTRALGDIDKTGIRAEFDKLLAFHVPPEVAKETILRKFGGKRKVLKVKDLSASLKNFEIIGRILDIGEKALRPQEGVQAGPSKLYTGVLADETGSVMFSSWKELPGSVGDVINIKNAYTRLWQNRIRLSIGEQSLVSKVSDSSIPQLSELSKTSAKKLIDIGAADFSVNTVACILRLSHREVPVRGKQSKVISGVLADETARLPFTAWVELPGIDIGSIIRIEGAQIRMFRGMPSINLISSTKVSSVGVEEAEKLAFTFESAAKDPALLKIEEIASKDSMFDVVAAGNVVSVRPGSGIISRCPECSRVVLKANCRVHGKVEGVRDMRIKAVLDDGTGAMSVMFPRELAEVIYGKTLEEAEQLMFSDISKDAVYEDLRRILTGRYLAVRGNSSNGEYGVSFVAESAWVPEDDLAVRVVELLRRLGLDEEYPGSGVSRGGISLA; encoded by the coding sequence ATGGATGAAAAGATTGCGCCCCATCTTGAAGAGCTAACCAGGGCGCTTGGAGATATCGATAAGACTGGCATCCGGGCAGAGTTTGATAAGCTTCTTGCTTTTCATGTCCCGCCTGAGGTTGCAAAAGAGACCATACTCCGTAAGTTCGGTGGAAAAAGAAAAGTCCTGAAGGTAAAAGATCTTTCAGCTTCGCTTAAGAATTTTGAAATAATAGGCAGAATCCTGGACATTGGAGAAAAGGCACTCCGTCCTCAGGAAGGCGTTCAGGCGGGACCTTCAAAGCTGTATACAGGGGTTCTTGCAGACGAAACGGGCTCTGTCATGTTTTCTTCCTGGAAAGAACTGCCGGGCTCGGTCGGAGATGTAATCAACATCAAAAATGCCTATACCCGCCTCTGGCAGAACAGGATCAGGCTCTCTATCGGAGAGCAGTCTCTTGTATCTAAAGTTTCTGATTCTTCCATTCCCCAGCTCTCAGAACTTTCCAAAACCTCTGCAAAGAAATTAATTGACATTGGTGCTGCCGATTTTTCCGTAAACACGGTTGCCTGCATACTCCGGCTTTCTCACAGAGAAGTCCCTGTCAGGGGCAAGCAGTCAAAAGTGATTTCGGGTGTGCTCGCAGATGAGACTGCCAGACTGCCTTTTACTGCCTGGGTCGAACTCCCGGGGATTGACATAGGAAGCATAATCAGGATAGAAGGAGCTCAGATCCGCATGTTCAGGGGAATGCCTTCGATCAATCTTATCAGCAGCACTAAAGTCTCTTCAGTCGGAGTTGAAGAAGCTGAAAAGCTTGCCTTCACTTTCGAGTCCGCTGCAAAAGATCCTGCCCTCCTGAAAATTGAAGAAATAGCCTCAAAGGACAGCATGTTCGATGTAGTTGCCGCAGGCAATGTTGTTTCCGTCAGGCCGGGTTCCGGGATAATTTCCCGCTGTCCCGAGTGCAGTCGCGTTGTTCTGAAAGCAAACTGCAGGGTGCACGGCAAGGTGGAGGGCGTAAGGGACATGCGGATTAAAGCTGTACTGGATGACGGGACAGGGGCAATGTCAGTCATGTTTCCAAGGGAACTTGCAGAAGTCATCTACGGGAAAACACTTGAAGAAGCTGAACAGCTCATGTTTTCCGATATTTCTAAAGACGCGGTTTATGAAGACCTGAGACGAATTCTTACAGGCCGTTACCTGGCAGTGCGTGGGAATTCTTCAAATGGAGAATATGGAGTTTCTTTTGTTGCAGAAAGCGCCTGGGTGCCTGAAGATGACCTGGCTGTCAGAGTTGTTGAGCTATTACGCAGGCTCGGACTGGATGAAGAATACCCTGGTTCAGGGGTTTCCAGAGGAGGGATAAGCCTTGCTTAA